One segment of Streptomyces sp. YIM 121038 DNA contains the following:
- a CDS encoding CaiB/BaiF CoA-transferase family protein: MTVPDKGVRGPLAGVRVVELAGIGPGPFAAMLLADLGADVVRVDRPGGAGLAVDPAYDLTNRNKRSVLVDLKAPGGAARVLDLAERADVLIEGYRPGVAERLGVGPEDCHARNPGLVYGRMTGWGQQGPLAPRAGHDIAYIAVTGTLGMIGAAGEPPTVPANLVGDYAGGSLYLVVGVLAALRHAREHGTGQVVDAAIVDGAAHLATMIHGMLAAGGWQDRRGANLLDGGCPFYGTYETADGGHMAVGALEQRFYDEFVELMGLKDVADARGDLARWGELRAAVAARFKTRTRAEWTAVFEDSDACVAPVLSLREAPGHPHLAARGTFTEHGGLTQPAPAPRFSATPTAVRSGPARPGADTEDVARDWDVPALRDTAPPS, from the coding sequence ATGACAGTGCCGGACAAGGGCGTTCGCGGACCGCTCGCCGGAGTGCGCGTGGTGGAGCTCGCGGGCATCGGCCCCGGACCGTTCGCCGCCATGCTCCTGGCCGACCTCGGGGCGGACGTCGTGCGCGTCGACCGGCCCGGCGGCGCCGGGCTCGCCGTCGACCCCGCGTACGACCTCACCAACCGCAACAAGCGCAGCGTGCTGGTCGATCTGAAGGCCCCGGGCGGCGCGGCCCGCGTGCTCGACCTCGCCGAGCGCGCCGACGTGCTCATCGAGGGCTACCGCCCCGGCGTCGCCGAGCGCCTCGGGGTCGGCCCCGAGGACTGCCACGCCCGCAACCCGGGGCTCGTCTACGGCCGCATGACTGGCTGGGGACAGCAGGGCCCGCTCGCGCCGCGCGCCGGGCACGACATCGCGTACATCGCCGTCACCGGCACCCTCGGCATGATCGGCGCGGCCGGCGAGCCGCCCACCGTCCCGGCGAACCTCGTCGGGGACTACGCGGGCGGCTCGCTGTACCTCGTCGTCGGGGTGCTCGCCGCGCTGCGGCACGCCCGGGAGCACGGCACCGGGCAGGTCGTGGACGCCGCGATCGTGGACGGCGCCGCGCATCTGGCCACGATGATCCACGGCATGCTCGCGGCGGGCGGCTGGCAGGACCGCAGGGGCGCCAACCTCCTGGACGGCGGCTGCCCGTTCTACGGCACGTACGAGACGGCGGACGGCGGCCACATGGCCGTCGGCGCCCTGGAACAGCGCTTCTACGACGAGTTCGTCGAGCTGATGGGCCTGAAGGACGTCGCCGACGCGCGCGGGGACCTGGCCCGCTGGGGCGAGCTGCGCGCGGCCGTCGCCGCCCGCTTCAAGACCCGTACGCGCGCCGAGTGGACGGCCGTGTTCGAGGACTCGGACGCCTGCGTGGCGCCGGTGCTCTCGCTGCGCGAGGCCCCCGGCCACCCGCACCTGGCCGCCCGCGGCACCTTCACCGAGCACGGCGGCCTCACCCAGCCCGCGCCCGCGCCCCGGTTCTCGGCGACGCCCACGGCGGTGCGCTCCGGGCCCGCGCGCCCCGGCGCCGACACCGAGGA